In Melanotaenia boesemani isolate fMelBoe1 chromosome 16, fMelBoe1.pri, whole genome shotgun sequence, the following proteins share a genomic window:
- the LOC121655317 gene encoding uncharacterized protein LOC121655317 isoform X2, with the protein MGGDRVWTRVETGFWRRVETGLWRRVETGSGDEWKQVSGDEWKQVPGDEWRQVSGDEWRQVSGDEWRQVSGDEWRQVSGDECRLVSGDKLKQSGDKTLETSGDRVWRRVSGDEWKQVSGDEWRQDLETSGNRFLETSGNRSLETSGDRVWRRVSGDEWKQVSGGKWRQGLETSGDRVWRRVDTGSGDGFLETSGNRSLETSGDRVWRRVETGSGDEWKQVSGDESGDLSPSL; encoded by the exons ATGGGTGGAGACAGGGTCTGGACACGAGTGGAAACAGGTTTCTGGAGACGAGTGGAGACAG GTCTCTGGAGACGAGTGGAGACAGGATCTGGAGACGAGTGGAAACAGGTTTCTGGAGACGAGTGGAAACAGGTCCCTGGAGACGAGTGGAGACAGGTTTCTGGAGACGAGTGGAGACAG GTTTCTGGAGACGAGTGGAGACAGGTTTCTGGAGACGAGTGGAGACAGGTCTCTGGAGATGAGTGCAGACTGGTCTCTGGAGACAAGTTGAAACAGTCTGGAGACAAGACTCTGGAGACGAGTGGAGACAGGGTCTGGAGACGGGTTTCTGGAGACGAGTGGAAACAGGTCTCTGGAGACGAGTGGAGACAGGATCTGGAGACGAGTGGAAACAGGTTTCTGGAGACGAGTGGAAACAGGTCCCTGGAGACGAGTGGAGACAG GGTCTGGAGACGGGTTTCTGGAGACGAGTGGAAACAGGTCTCTGGAGGCAAGTGGAGACAGGGTCTGGAGACGAGTGGAGACAGGGTCTGGAGACGAGTGGATACAGGGTCTGGAGACGGGTTTCTGGAGACGAGTGGAAACAGGTCTCTGGAGACGAGTGGAGACAGGGTCTGGAGACGAGTGGAGACAGGGTCTGGAGACGAGTGGAAACAGGTTTCTGGAGATGAGTCTGGAGATTTGTCTCCTAGCCTTTAA
- the LOC121655317 gene encoding MAR-binding filament-like protein 1 isoform X1, whose product MHHIQVETDHIRAEMNHIQVETDQTRAELHRIQVEKDYIEVETDHIRVEMHHIQLETDHIRVEMHHIQVETDHVRAEMHHIQVEKDYIEVETDHIRVEMHHIQVETHHVRAEMHHIQVETHHVRAEMHHIQVETDHIQVEMHHIQVETDHIRAEMNHIQVETDQTRAELHRIQVEKDYIEVETDHIRVEMHHIQVETDHIRVEMHHIQVETDHVRAEMHHIQVEKDYIEVETDHIRVEMHHIQVETHHVRAEMHHIQVETHHVRAEMHHIQVETDHIQVEMHHIQVEMHHIQVETDRIREEMHHIQVETDHIQVEMHHIQVEMHHIQVELHHIQVETDHIRVETHHIQVETHHIQLEMHHIRVETDHIQVEIHHIRVETHHIQVEMHHIQVERYHT is encoded by the exons ATGCATCACATCCAAGTAGAAACAGATCATATCCGAGCAGAAATGAATCACATCCAAGTAGAAACAGATCAAACCCGAGCAGAACTGCATCGCATCCAAGTAGAAAAAGATTATATCGAAGTAGAAACAGATCATATCCGAGTAGAAATGCATCACATCCAATTAGAAACAGATCATATCCGAGTTGAAATGCATCATATCCAAGTAGAAACAGATCATGTCCGAGCAGAAATGCATCACATCCAAGTAGAAAAAGATTATATCGAAGTAGAAACAGATCATATCCGAGTAGAAATGCATCACATCCAAGTAGAAACACATCATGTCCGAGCAGAAATGCATCACATCCAAGTAGAAACACATCATGTCCGAGCAGAAATGCATCACATCCAAGTAGAAACAGATCATATCCAAGTTGAAATGCATCAT ATCCAAGTAGAAACAGATCATATCCGAGCAGAAATGAATCACATCCAAGTAGAAACAGATCAAACCCGAGCAGAACTGCATCGCATCCAAGTAGAAAAAGATTATATCGAAGTAGAAACAGATCATATCCGAGTAGAAATGCATCACATCCAAGTAGAAACAGATCATATCCGAGTTGAAATGCATCATATCCAAGTAGAAACAGATCATGTCCGAGCAGAAATGCATCACATCCAAGTAGAAAAAGATTATATCGAAGTAGAAACAGATCATATCCGAGTAGAAATGCATCACATCCAAGTAGAAACACATCATGTCCGAGCAGAAATGCATCACATCCAAGTAGAAACACATCATGTCCGAGCAGAAATGCATCACATCCAAGTAGAAACAGATCATATCCAAGTTGAAATGCATCATATCCAAGTAGAAATGCATCATATCCAAGTAGAAACAGACCGTATCCGAGAAGAAATGCATCACATCCAAGTAGAAACAGATCATATCCAAGTTGAAATGCATCATATCCAAGTTGAAATGCATCATATCCAAGTAGAACTGCATCATATCCAAGTAGAAACAGATCATATCAGAGTTGAAACGCATCATATTCAAGTAGAAACTCATCATATCCAACTAGAAATGCATCATATTCGGGTAGAAACAGATCATATCCAAGTAGAAATACATCATATTCGGGTAGAAACTCATCATATCCAAGTAGAAATGCATCATATCCAAGTAGAAAGATATCATACCTGA